Proteins encoded in a region of the Esox lucius isolate fEsoLuc1 chromosome 9, fEsoLuc1.pri, whole genome shotgun sequence genome:
- the LOC105021463 gene encoding zinc finger protein Aiolos isoform X1: MFLYEPTLSLKMNTEEQQDLKSSQDGEMEVSSPVAGERPAVEEEEGEETGEEEVAPEKTSESRMECTEPTGNKEMTDGFPVKTEREEYDNCEDQYLQSEEEGEPDNELEDEEEQDRDEEDGDEDREGEEEGETLNEPQDLSLADYAKYDTAGLPEAHAADSPSAYSTASRGHAAGKLNCDVCGLSCVSINVLLVHKRSHTGERPFHCSQCGASFTQKGNLLRHIKLHSGEKPFKCPMCSYACRRRDALSGHLRTHSIEKPYKCSHCGRSYKQRSSLEEHRERCHVYIQNKGNPERAGEDTHVSRTTHVGTERALLLDRLASNVAKRKSSMPQKFTGDNGVCLDLSFNRELIHRSDVMDTSLASPGPESHHNHQAFYTGRDSDSASPHRAYPVSLTRTDVSSRTLTNGHKLEQPQSTVVAYLPRPGQAHHSLDSIHSDRVQHSQPLLYNLGQLLGPGPHNGLSHPHAPAHPHPMPPLEALRVVRGEGEGGSGAVYPCDHCRVLFLDYVMFTIHMGCHGFRDPLECNVCGHRSQDRYEFSSHIARGEHRLELK, translated from the exons ATGTTTCTTTACGAACCGAC ACTATCTTTAAAGATGAACACAGAGGAACAACAAGATCTCAAGTCATCGCAGGACGGAGAAATGG AAGTGAGCAGCCCGGTGGCAGGTGAGAGGCCagcagtggaggaggaggaaggagaggagacaggagaggaagaggtggcCCCAGAGAAGACCTCAGAGAGTAGAATGGAGTGCACAGAACCCACAGGAAACAAGGAAATGACAG ACGGTTTCCCTGTTAAAACCGAGAGAGAGGAGTATGACAACTGCGAGGATCAGTACCTCCAGAGTGAAGAAGAAGGTGAACCAGACAACGAGCTGGAGGACGAAGAGGAGCAGGACAGGGATGAGGAAGATGGAGACGAAGACAgggaaggggaggaagagggagaaaccCTCAACGAACCACAGGACCTGTCTCTGGCGGATTATGCCAAGTACGACACCGCAGGCCTGCCGGAGGCCCACGCCGCCGACTCCCCGTCGGCGTACTCGACCGCATCCCGTGGCCACGCAGCTGGAAAGCTCAACTGCGACGTCTGCGGCCTGTCCTGCGTCAGCATCAATGTGCTGCTGGTGCACAAGCGCAGCCACACCG GTGAACGTCCGTTCCACTGTAGCCAGTGCGGGGCCTCCTTCACACAGAAAGGAAACCTGCTTCGCCACATCAAACTGCATTCTGGGGAGAAGCCCTTCAAGTGCCCCATGTGCAGCTATGCTTGCCGCAGACGGGACGCCCTCAGTGGACACCTGCGCACCCACTCAA TAGAGAAGCCCTACAAGTGCAGCCACTGCGGTCGCAGCTACAAGCAGCGCAGCTCCCTCGAAGAGCACCGGGAGAGATGCCATGTTTACATCCAGAACAAAGGCAACCCCGAGAGAG CCGGTGAGGACACCCACGTGTCCAGGACGACACACGTGGGCACGGAGCGCGCTCTGCTACTGGATAGGCTGGCCAGCAACGTGGCCAAACGCAAGAGCTCCATGCCACAGAAGTTCACTG GGGACAACGGCGTCTGTCTGGACCTGAGCTTCAACAGGGAACTGATCCACCGCTCTGACGTCATGGACACCAGTCTCGCCTCCCCAGGCCCGGAGAgccaccacaaccaccaggcCTTCTACACAGGCCGGGACAGCGACTCCGCCTCCCCCCACCGGGCCTACCCTGTCTCCCTGACCCGAACCGACGTGAGCTCTCGGACCCTCACCAACGGCCACAAGCTTGAGCAGCCGCAAAGCACCGTCGTCGCCTACCTGCCCCGGCCCGGCCAGGCTCACCACAGCCTGGACTCAATCCACTCCGACCGGGTCCAGCACTCCCAGCCTCTCCTATACAACCTGGGGCAGCTACTGGGGCCTGGCCCGCACAACGGCCTCTCACATCCCCACGCTCCAGCCCATCCACACCCCATGCCTCCCCTGGAGGCCCTCCGGGTGGTCAGGggcgagggggaggggggttcaGGGGCCGTGTATCCCTGTGATCACTGCAGGGTGTTGTTCCTGGACTACGTCATGTTCACCATCCACATGGGCTGCCACGGCTTCCGCGACCCGCTGGAGTGCAACGTGTGTGGCCACCGCAGCCAGGACCGCTACGAGTTCTCCTCGCACATTGCGCGTGGGGAGCACCGTCTGGAGTTGAAATAG
- the LOC105021463 gene encoding zinc finger protein Aiolos isoform X2 yields MNTEEQQDLKSSQDGEMEVSSPVAGERPAVEEEEGEETGEEEVAPEKTSESRMECTEPTGNKEMTDGFPVKTEREEYDNCEDQYLQSEEEGEPDNELEDEEEQDRDEEDGDEDREGEEEGETLNEPQDLSLADYAKYDTAGLPEAHAADSPSAYSTASRGHAAGKLNCDVCGLSCVSINVLLVHKRSHTGERPFHCSQCGASFTQKGNLLRHIKLHSGEKPFKCPMCSYACRRRDALSGHLRTHSIEKPYKCSHCGRSYKQRSSLEEHRERCHVYIQNKGNPERAGEDTHVSRTTHVGTERALLLDRLASNVAKRKSSMPQKFTGDNGVCLDLSFNRELIHRSDVMDTSLASPGPESHHNHQAFYTGRDSDSASPHRAYPVSLTRTDVSSRTLTNGHKLEQPQSTVVAYLPRPGQAHHSLDSIHSDRVQHSQPLLYNLGQLLGPGPHNGLSHPHAPAHPHPMPPLEALRVVRGEGEGGSGAVYPCDHCRVLFLDYVMFTIHMGCHGFRDPLECNVCGHRSQDRYEFSSHIARGEHRLELK; encoded by the exons ATGAACACAGAGGAACAACAAGATCTCAAGTCATCGCAGGACGGAGAAATGG AAGTGAGCAGCCCGGTGGCAGGTGAGAGGCCagcagtggaggaggaggaaggagaggagacaggagaggaagaggtggcCCCAGAGAAGACCTCAGAGAGTAGAATGGAGTGCACAGAACCCACAGGAAACAAGGAAATGACAG ACGGTTTCCCTGTTAAAACCGAGAGAGAGGAGTATGACAACTGCGAGGATCAGTACCTCCAGAGTGAAGAAGAAGGTGAACCAGACAACGAGCTGGAGGACGAAGAGGAGCAGGACAGGGATGAGGAAGATGGAGACGAAGACAgggaaggggaggaagagggagaaaccCTCAACGAACCACAGGACCTGTCTCTGGCGGATTATGCCAAGTACGACACCGCAGGCCTGCCGGAGGCCCACGCCGCCGACTCCCCGTCGGCGTACTCGACCGCATCCCGTGGCCACGCAGCTGGAAAGCTCAACTGCGACGTCTGCGGCCTGTCCTGCGTCAGCATCAATGTGCTGCTGGTGCACAAGCGCAGCCACACCG GTGAACGTCCGTTCCACTGTAGCCAGTGCGGGGCCTCCTTCACACAGAAAGGAAACCTGCTTCGCCACATCAAACTGCATTCTGGGGAGAAGCCCTTCAAGTGCCCCATGTGCAGCTATGCTTGCCGCAGACGGGACGCCCTCAGTGGACACCTGCGCACCCACTCAA TAGAGAAGCCCTACAAGTGCAGCCACTGCGGTCGCAGCTACAAGCAGCGCAGCTCCCTCGAAGAGCACCGGGAGAGATGCCATGTTTACATCCAGAACAAAGGCAACCCCGAGAGAG CCGGTGAGGACACCCACGTGTCCAGGACGACACACGTGGGCACGGAGCGCGCTCTGCTACTGGATAGGCTGGCCAGCAACGTGGCCAAACGCAAGAGCTCCATGCCACAGAAGTTCACTG GGGACAACGGCGTCTGTCTGGACCTGAGCTTCAACAGGGAACTGATCCACCGCTCTGACGTCATGGACACCAGTCTCGCCTCCCCAGGCCCGGAGAgccaccacaaccaccaggcCTTCTACACAGGCCGGGACAGCGACTCCGCCTCCCCCCACCGGGCCTACCCTGTCTCCCTGACCCGAACCGACGTGAGCTCTCGGACCCTCACCAACGGCCACAAGCTTGAGCAGCCGCAAAGCACCGTCGTCGCCTACCTGCCCCGGCCCGGCCAGGCTCACCACAGCCTGGACTCAATCCACTCCGACCGGGTCCAGCACTCCCAGCCTCTCCTATACAACCTGGGGCAGCTACTGGGGCCTGGCCCGCACAACGGCCTCTCACATCCCCACGCTCCAGCCCATCCACACCCCATGCCTCCCCTGGAGGCCCTCCGGGTGGTCAGGggcgagggggaggggggttcaGGGGCCGTGTATCCCTGTGATCACTGCAGGGTGTTGTTCCTGGACTACGTCATGTTCACCATCCACATGGGCTGCCACGGCTTCCGCGACCCGCTGGAGTGCAACGTGTGTGGCCACCGCAGCCAGGACCGCTACGAGTTCTCCTCGCACATTGCGCGTGGGGAGCACCGTCTGGAGTTGAAATAG